A genomic segment from Microcoleus sp. FACHB-672 encodes:
- the nusB gene encoding transcription antitermination factor NusB has protein sequence MQARRISRELALLSQSQLSANLEKLAAQQLQDVVLAAVRTLTTEVHDVLETAAAELKRSSDRLLSSETRTTEVEGARVMVKEAVELGQTAINRLGMALELPEFIQLANQKEVRAYTLEILSVLSERRQQIDGILSEALVDWQLNRLARIDQDILRIAVVEMQFLGVPDKVAINEAVEIAKRYSGDDGHRFINGVLRRVSDATKGVTRNP, from the coding sequence ATGCAAGCTCGAAGAATCTCCCGTGAACTGGCTTTGCTAAGCCAGAGCCAGCTGAGCGCCAATCTGGAAAAATTAGCAGCGCAGCAGTTACAAGATGTAGTATTAGCAGCTGTGCGTACCCTAACGACAGAAGTTCATGACGTCCTTGAAACCGCTGCAGCAGAACTGAAACGAAGCAGTGATCGCCTTTTGAGCAGCGAGACCCGCACCACCGAAGTCGAAGGTGCGAGAGTGATGGTTAAAGAAGCCGTTGAACTGGGCCAAACAGCGATTAACCGACTGGGGATGGCGTTGGAACTTCCAGAATTTATCCAGCTAGCCAACCAAAAAGAAGTCCGTGCCTACACCCTAGAGATTCTCAGCGTGCTGAGCGAGCGCCGGCAGCAAATCGATGGCATCCTCTCAGAAGCGTTGGTAGATTGGCAGTTGAATCGCTTGGCTCGCATTGACCAAGATATCTTGCGGATCGCGGTGGTAGAAATGCAGTTTCTGGGCGTTCCTGACAAAGTCGCCATTAACGAAGCAGTGGAAATTGCCAAACGCTACAGCGGCGACGACGGACACCGATTTATCAATGGTGTGTTGCGCCGGGTGTCTGACGCAACCAAAGGGGTCACGAGAAATCCGTAA
- a CDS encoding DUF502 domain-containing protein: MTQRFMQDLKNDLIAGLLVVIPLATTIWLTITIANWVINFLTRIPKQINPFDGLHPILVNVLNLVVGLAVPLLSILLIGLMARNFVGRWLLDFGERLLQAIPLAGSVYKTLKQLLETLLKDSNSKFRRVILVEYPRKGIWALAFVTGTLSSDIQSHLSGSMLSVFIPTTPNPTTGWYAIVPEEEAINLSMSIEDAFKVVISGGIVSPSSSIIACSLANAPDRKLEPLRFEGRRQPIPAEEDI; this comes from the coding sequence GTGACCCAGCGCTTCATGCAGGACTTAAAGAATGATCTAATTGCCGGTCTGCTGGTGGTGATTCCCCTAGCGACGACCATCTGGCTGACAATTACCATCGCTAACTGGGTGATCAACTTTCTCACCCGCATTCCCAAGCAGATTAATCCCTTTGATGGTCTGCATCCCATCTTGGTCAATGTGCTGAATTTAGTGGTGGGACTGGCTGTACCATTGCTGAGTATTCTATTGATCGGCTTGATGGCTCGCAACTTTGTGGGGCGGTGGCTGCTCGATTTCGGTGAGCGCCTCCTGCAAGCCATCCCACTCGCCGGCTCGGTTTATAAAACCCTCAAACAGCTGCTAGAAACGCTGCTAAAGGATTCTAACAGCAAGTTTCGCCGTGTGATCTTAGTGGAGTACCCCCGCAAGGGTATATGGGCGCTGGCGTTTGTCACAGGTACGCTCAGCAGCGATATTCAGTCTCACTTGTCCGGCTCCATGCTCAGCGTTTTCATCCCAACCACGCCAAACCCCACCACCGGCTGGTACGCAATTGTCCCAGAAGAAGAAGCAATTAACCTCTCGATGTCCATAGAAGATGCTTTTAAAGTGGTAATTTCCGGTGGAATTGTCAGTCCAAGCTCCTCAATCATTGCCTGTTCTTTGGCGAACGCCCCAGACAGAAAACTGGAACCATTGCGCTTTGAGGGGCGACGGCAGCCGATACCGGCAGAAGAAGATATATAA
- a CDS encoding glycosyltransferase family 2 protein, whose protein sequence is MFSIYILTYNEEIDIGACIESALMSDDIIVVDSFSRDRTVEIVHRYPVRLVQHPFETHGKQRTWMLQSVPTKYEWVYILEADERMTPALFQECLEATKTEEYIGYYVAEQVIFMDRWIRRSTQYPRYQMRLFRKDKVWFSDYGHTEREVCEGPTGFITETYPHYTCSKGLSRWIEKHNRYSTDEAAETLRQLEKGSVSLRDLVLGHSEVARRRALKDLSLRLPFRPLLRFFYMYFLLGGFLDGRAGFAWCTLQAFYEYLILLKVWEMENLPVPTLDPKTLSAEESNADSARALSEPQA, encoded by the coding sequence ATGTTTTCTATTTATATCCTCACCTACAACGAAGAAATTGATATTGGGGCTTGCATTGAATCAGCCCTAATGTCGGATGATATTATCGTGGTTGATTCGTTTAGTCGGGATCGCACCGTAGAAATTGTCCACCGCTATCCTGTGCGCTTGGTGCAGCACCCGTTTGAAACTCACGGAAAGCAGCGGACTTGGATGCTGCAATCCGTTCCGACAAAGTATGAATGGGTTTATATTCTTGAAGCCGATGAACGAATGACACCGGCACTATTTCAAGAATGCCTGGAAGCCACGAAGACAGAGGAATACATCGGTTACTACGTGGCTGAGCAAGTCATCTTCATGGATCGGTGGATTCGGCGCAGCACCCAGTATCCACGCTACCAAATGCGGCTATTCCGTAAAGACAAAGTCTGGTTTAGCGACTACGGACATACCGAAAGAGAAGTCTGCGAGGGACCCACTGGCTTTATCACAGAAACTTACCCCCATTACACTTGCAGTAAAGGTTTGAGCCGGTGGATTGAAAAACATAACCGCTATTCCACCGACGAAGCCGCTGAAACCCTGCGCCAGCTAGAGAAAGGCAGCGTTAGTTTGCGGGATTTAGTCCTGGGGCACTCGGAAGTCGCCAGACGCCGCGCCCTCAAAGATTTGTCCCTGCGCTTACCCTTCAGACCCTTGCTGCGCTTTTTCTATATGTATTTCCTGCTGGGTGGTTTTCTAGATGGCAGGGCCGGCTTTGCCTGGTGCACCTTGCAAGCTTTTTACGAATACCTAATCTTGCTGAAAGTGTGGGAAATGGAGAATCTGCCGGTTCCTACACTTGACCCAAAAACCCTATCTGCTGAAGAGTCCAACGCTGATTCGGCCAGAGCGCTCTCTGAGCCACAAGCTTAA
- a CDS encoding HpsJ family protein, whose protein sequence is MIDSRQPSSIAARMLTIVGTILIVAYLLDCAIVLFPPNFLDRPWQMAFTSQIVERGILPMVGLGLIFAGYGIESNAGGGTPSNRKPFLDIKFWSLVLSSLLGLLFLLLFPLHLNNVRLDRNEKLGQITTRADQAELQVTSQVSNAEIQKEIEKQQTLVKTQLAELVKDPQKLDEAIKSGRVPKEQADLLQRFKQDPQAIDQFVQQQFNAETLSNRELSRIRGNRQQLEEQTKLTSLKSGLQTGISSLLLAFGYMAIGWTGLKNLGYVKVGRRKNVPR, encoded by the coding sequence ATGATTGATAGCCGTCAACCTTCCTCTATAGCCGCTCGAATGCTCACGATTGTTGGCACAATCTTAATAGTGGCTTATCTGCTTGACTGTGCGATTGTGCTGTTTCCGCCCAACTTCCTAGACAGACCTTGGCAGATGGCCTTCACCAGCCAGATCGTCGAGCGGGGAATTCTCCCGATGGTAGGTCTGGGCCTGATTTTCGCCGGCTATGGGATTGAGAGCAACGCCGGCGGCGGAACACCTTCCAACCGCAAACCTTTTCTAGACATAAAGTTTTGGAGCTTAGTGCTTTCTAGCTTGTTGGGGCTGCTTTTCTTATTACTATTTCCCCTGCATCTCAACAATGTTCGTCTCGACAGAAATGAAAAACTCGGTCAAATTACGACCCGTGCAGACCAAGCTGAACTCCAAGTAACCAGTCAAGTCAGTAACGCCGAGATCCAAAAGGAAATTGAAAAGCAACAAACACTCGTCAAAACCCAGTTAGCCGAACTCGTCAAAGACCCGCAGAAACTTGATGAAGCGATTAAAAGCGGTCGCGTTCCCAAAGAGCAAGCAGATTTACTTCAGAGATTTAAGCAAGACCCCCAGGCAATTGACCAGTTTGTTCAGCAGCAATTTAATGCTGAAACCCTTAGCAATCGGGAGCTGAGCCGAATTCGAGGCAACCGACAGCAACTTGAAGAACAAACGAAATTGACTTCATTAAAATCTGGATTGCAAACCGGCATTAGCAGTTTGCTTTTGGCCTTTGGCTATATGGCAATTGGCTGGACTGGATTAAAAAACTTGGGTTATGTCAAAGTAGGCCGACGCAAAAACGTACCTCGCTAA
- a CDS encoding TIGR04283 family arsenosugar biosynthesis glycosyltransferase, which yields MNSTQNSSEHQIIFTRYPEPGKTKTRLIPALGSERAAELHRHLAEHTLAQVKQLANNRSLTTEIRFTGSTPAQMQTWLGTEIIYQTQGEGDLGERMARAFQEAFTTGSQRVVIIGTDCPSIDPPLLATAFDELHRHDLVLGPAEDGGYYLIGLSRFIPDLFAGITWGTSSVLQQTLTIANQLQLSYSLLPQRADIDRPEDLALLDERFANFKQLTPKISIIVPVLNETGTLEKTLRTAQLSAQVEIIVADGGSEDGTDDLARSMGVKVIYPPVGRAAQMNAGAAIATGDILLFLHGDTQLPEGFDKVITETLSNSDVIAGAFELRIDGEHRGLRFIETGVNWRSRWFGMPYGDQAIFMPAQVFKRVGGFPEMAIMEDFEMMRRLRRLGKINIVAMPVLTSGRRWQKLGVVKTTLINQLVIMSYFLGVAPTRLARWYRRQQKS from the coding sequence GTGAACTCAACACAAAACAGTAGCGAACACCAAATCATCTTTACCCGGTATCCAGAACCCGGAAAAACCAAAACCCGACTCATCCCTGCCCTCGGATCAGAAAGAGCAGCCGAACTACACCGGCACCTTGCCGAACACACCTTAGCGCAAGTCAAACAACTCGCAAATAACCGCTCACTCACCACAGAAATCCGGTTTACCGGCAGCACCCCAGCCCAAATGCAAACGTGGTTAGGCACAGAAATTATCTACCAAACACAAGGAGAAGGCGATCTCGGTGAACGCATGGCAAGAGCATTTCAAGAAGCATTTACCACCGGCAGCCAGCGAGTCGTGATCATCGGCACAGATTGCCCCAGCATCGATCCGCCCCTACTTGCTACTGCTTTTGACGAACTACACCGGCACGACTTAGTTCTTGGCCCTGCAGAAGATGGAGGCTATTATTTAATCGGGCTGAGCAGGTTTATCCCAGATTTGTTTGCCGGTATCACTTGGGGCACCAGCAGCGTTTTGCAACAAACCTTGACAATTGCCAATCAATTGCAGTTATCCTACAGCCTTTTGCCCCAGCGAGCCGACATAGATAGACCAGAAGATTTAGCGCTTTTAGACGAACGATTTGCCAACTTCAAGCAGCTAACACCCAAAATTTCCATCATCGTGCCGGTATTAAATGAAACCGGCACCCTTGAGAAAACCCTGAGAACCGCTCAATTATCTGCCCAGGTAGAAATTATTGTCGCAGACGGCGGCAGCGAGGATGGCACAGACGATTTGGCCAGATCGATGGGTGTAAAAGTAATTTACCCCCCAGTCGGTCGTGCGGCTCAAATGAATGCCGGTGCAGCCATCGCCACCGGCGACATTCTGCTATTTCTCCACGGCGACACCCAACTGCCGGAGGGCTTTGACAAAGTAATTACAGAAACACTCTCCAACTCAGACGTCATCGCCGGTGCCTTTGAATTGCGAATAGACGGCGAACACAGGGGGCTGCGCTTCATTGAAACCGGCGTGAATTGGCGTTCACGCTGGTTTGGGATGCCCTACGGCGATCAGGCGATTTTTATGCCGGCACAAGTGTTTAAGCGCGTCGGCGGCTTTCCAGAAATGGCGATTATGGAAGATTTTGAAATGATGCGCCGGTTGCGACGCCTGGGAAAGATTAACATTGTAGCGATGCCGGTGCTGACATCGGGACGCCGGTGGCAGAAACTTGGGGTCGTGAAAACGACATTGATTAACCAACTGGTGATTATGAGCTATTTCCTGGGCGTAGCACCCACTCGCCTAGCACGCTGGTATCGCCGGCAGCAAAAAAGTTGA